The Paroceanicella profunda genome segment CGCGCGGATCAGCGCGAGGATATCGCGCGCGGCCTGGGGAATGTTGGTGCCCGGCCCGAAGATCGCCTTCACGCCCGCCTTGCGCAGGTAGTCATAGTCCTGCGTCGGGATCACGCCGCCGCAGATCACCAGGATGTCGCCGGCGCCCGCGGCGCGCAGCGCCTCGATCATCTTCGGCGCCAGCGTCTTGTGCCCGGCGGCGAGCGAGGAGATGCCGACCACGTGCACATCATTGTCGATCGCGTCCTGCGCGGCTTCCTCCGGGGTCTGGAACAGCGGGCCCATGTCCACGTCGAAGCCGATGTCGGCGAAGGCGGTGGCGATCACCTTGGCGCCGCGGTCATGCCCGTCCTGGCCCATCTTGACCACCAGCATGCGCGGGCGGCGGCCCTCCTCCTCCGCGAAGGCCTCGATGTCCTTCTGGATCGCCTCGAAATCGGCGTCGCCCTCATAGGCGGCACCGTAGACACCGGCGAGCGTCTTCACCTCCGCGCGGTGGCGGCCGAACACCCGCTCCATCGCGTCCGAGATCTCGCCCACGGTGGCGCGGGCCCGCGCGGCTTCCACCGCCGCCTCCAGCAGGTTGCCCTGCCCGGAGCGCGCCACCTCCTCCAGCGCCGCGAGGGCAGCATCGCAGGCCGGTTGGTCCCGGGTGTCGCGGATGGTCTTCAGCCGCGCCACCTGGGCGTCGCGCACCGCGACATTGTCCACGTCGAGGATCTCGATATGATCCGGAGACGTCGGCCGGTAGCGGTTCACGCCGACGATCACCTCCGCACCCCGGTCCACCGCGGCCTGCCGGCGCGCGGCACTCTCCTCGATCCTGAGCTTGGGCATGCCGGAGGCGACGGCCTTGGTCATCCCCCCCATGGCCTCCACCTCCTCCATCAGCGCCCAGGCGGCGTCGGCGAGATCGGCGGTGAGCTTCTCCACGTAGTAGGAGCCGGCCAGCGGGTCGATCACGTTGCACACCCCGGTCTCCTCCTGGAGGATGAGCTGGGTGTTGCGCGCGATGCGGGCGGAAAACTCCGTGGGCAGCGCGATGGCCTCGTCCAGCGCATTGGTGTGCAGGCTCTGCGTGCCGCCCAATGCCGCCGACATCGCCTCGTAGGCGGTGCGGATCACGTTGTTGTAGGGGTCCTGCTCCTGCAGGCTCACGCCGGAGGTCTGGCAATGGGTGCGCAGCATCTTCGAGCCGGGCTTCCGCGCGCCGAACCCGTCCATGATCCGCGACCAGAGCAGGCGGGCGGCGCGCAGCTTCGCGGCCTCCATGAAGAAGTTCATGCCGATGGCGAAGAAGAAGGAGAGCCGCCCGGCGAAGGCGTCCACGTCCATGCCGCTGGCAATCGCCGCCTTCACGTATTCGCGCCCGTCCGCCAGGGTGAAGGCCAGCTCCTGCACCAGCGTCGCGCCGGCCTCCTGCATATGGTAGCCGGAAATGGAGATGGAGTTGAACCGCGGCATCTCCCGCGCCGTGTAGCCGATGATGTCGGAGACGATCCGCATCGAGGGCTCGGGCGGGTAGATATAGGTGTTGCGGACCATGAACTCCTTGAGGATGTCGTTCTGGATGGTGCCCGACAGCTGCGCCCGGCTCACCCCCTGCTCCTCCCCCGCCACGATGAAACTGGCGAGGATGGGAATGACCGCGCCGTTCATGGTCATGGAGACCGACATCTCGCCCAGCGGAATGCCGTCGAAGAGGATCTTCATGTCCTCCACGCTGTCGATGGCCACGCCGGCCTTGCCCACGTCACCGACCACTCGGGGATGGTCGCTGTCATAGCCGCGATGGGTGGCGAGGTCGAAGGCGACCGAGAGACCCTTCTGCCCGGCGGCAAGGTTGCGCCGGTAGAAGGCGTTGCTCTCCTCCGCGGTGGAAAACCCGGCGTATTGCCGGATGGTCCAGGGCCGGCCGGCATACATGGTCGCGCGCGGCCCGCGGGTGAAGGGCTCCATCCCGGGCAGGCTGTCGAGATGGCTGAGCCCCTCCAGGTCGGCGGCGGTGTAGAGCGGCTTCACCGCGATCCCCTCGGCGGTGTTCCAGGTGAGATCGTCGGGCGAGCGGCCCCGGAGTTCCTTCTCCGCCAGCGCACGCCATGTGTCGAGCTTGTCGGTCATCGTGTCGTCTCCCTCTGGCTGTCCGGCCCCGCGCAGGGCGCGCGGCTTCCGGGGGCTGCCTGTGCTCCGGCCCCGGACGGGGCGGCGGATCCGCGCCGGGGCGCGCGGGCCCCGGAGCGGCGTGTGTCATGGCCCGGAGCCGCGCGCGTCCTCACGCGCGGCGCCGGGCGAGAAGCGTGTCGAGCCGGTCGCGCAGCGCATGGTCCGGCGCCGCGCCCTCGCCCGTGGCGAGGAAGGCGTCGAGCCGTGCCGCGGCCTCCTCCAGCGCGCCGGCCTGCATCATCAGCCGCACCGCGAGGCGCAGTTCAGCGGGGCCTGCATCCGGGGCCTGCGCGGCGGCGCGGGCCTGCTCCAGCGCCTCCGCCGCGCGCCCCGCCTCCGCCAGCGCCACGGCAAGCTGCCGGCGCGGCTCCGCCTCCTGCGGCCAGAGGGCCACGCAGCCCTCCAGCAGGGCGATGGCCCGGTCCGCGGCGCCGCACTCCGCCAGCAGGTTCAGCGCCCGGGCGCGCAGGCTGGGGTGGGAGACATCCGCGGGCGTGAGCCCGTCCAGCGCCGCACGCACCGCCTCCGGCCGCCCCAGCGCCTGGTAATGCCGGGCAAGCTGCAGCGCGCCGCCGGCGGAGAGCGGCGCCTCCGCCAGGCCCGGGGGCACCAGGTCGGCCCGCCCGGCACCCTCCAGCGCCCGGCGGCACAGGAGCTGCAGCCAGTCGGTGGTGCGCGCGCTTTCCATGCGGTCGGGCTGAAGATGGGCGACGGCGCGCTCCGGCTGCCCGGCTTCGGCCAGCAGCAGCGCCGCGTGCAGGTGGAACAGCGGGTCGTGCATCTCCAGCGGGGCGCTGATGCGCTCCAGCAGCGCCAGCGCCTCCGCCGGGGCGCCGCGCGCGCAGGCCGCGGTGACCTGCCTCGCGAGATCGGCCTCCGCCGCCTCGGCCTGCGCCGCCTCCGACACGTAGGCCTCGCGCACCCGCGCCATGATGCGCTGCACGAAGGCGGCGCGCACATGGCACAGGTCATCCTCCCACACCGTCTCGCGCGGTGAGAGGGTCACGCTCTCGAAACTGGGGAAGTAATCCGCTCCGGGGGTTTCCTCGGCCAGCTTCCCGCAGACGGCGCGCAGCACGCTCTTGGAATAGCAATTGGCCTGCTCGGCGTCCTCCTCGGTGAAGGTGCGCTGCAGCACCACCGGCGAGGTGGTGAGCAGGATGTGCGGCAGGCTGCCATCGGCCCGGCAGAGCAGCGCGAGGGCGGCGCGCATCCGGGCGAGGCACTGCTCGTAATCATGGCGCTCGAACACGTAGCGCCCCCGGAAGCGGGCCAGCGCCCGGCCGGGCATGTTCTGCAGGCACAGGCCGGTTTCCAGGTCGCGCCAGACCTCGACCAGGCCGAGGGTAAGGATCACCACCTCCGCCGAGAAGAGCTCGCGCCAGATGTGGAACACCTCCGCCCGCTGCGCCAGCAGCGCGCCGAAGGAGAGCGGCTCCTGCGCGTGGAGCTGGGTGTCGATCCAGCGGCCGTCCGGCAGCTCCGTGGCCACGGCGCGCGCGTCATCTGGAGACACGATGCCGTCCCGCGCGCGGATGCGGGCGGTCCACTCCATCTCCTGCAGGATGGTGGCGGGGGAGTATTTGTTGAACACGCCGCGGTGGAGGCCGATGCCATGCGCGGCCGGGGCGCTGCGCACCGCGAAGCCGAGGTCCAGCAGCTCCGCCTCGATGTTGCGCGCGAAGCACGAGCCGACGGCAAACAGCCGGCTGGACCGGTCGAAGCGGAAGGACGGGCGCAGCCGCGGCCAGACCTCCGGCTCGCGCCGCACGCCCTCGCGGCGCATCGGGCGCGCGCCCGGGTTGGCCCGGCTGCGGGCCAGGGCCTCCTCCAGGCTGATGCCACCGGCAGCGGTCATCGACGATCCTCCCCCGGGTCTGCGCCCGTTGCGGTGCCGGGGCAGCCCCCGGCGGCGGGCGGGGCCCGGCGGGGCCCCGCGCTCCTGCGGCTCCGCCCTCAGGCGAATTCCATGATCACGTCGTCCACCGCGAGGCTCGCCCCCGGCGCGGCGTTGATCTTCGCGACCACGCCGCTGCGCTCCGCGCGCAGCACGTTCTCCATCTTCATCGCCTCCACGGTGCAGAGCGCCTGGCCCTGCTGGACCTCCTCGCCCTCGGCCACCGCGATGGAGACCACGAGGCCCGGCATCGGGCAGAGCAGCAGCTTCGAGGTGTCCGGCGGCAGCTTGTCGGGCATCAGCGCGGCCAGTTCCGCGGCGCGCGGGGTCATCACCCGGACCATCAGCTCCGCTCCCCGGAAGCGCATGCGCCCGCCGCCGGTGACCGCGTCGAACTTCGCGATCAGCGGCGTGCCGTTCACCTCGGCCTTCACCAGGGTCATCCCCGGCTCCCACCCGGTCCTGATGGCGAGCACGGCGCCGTTCACCGTCACGTCGCTCACGCCATCGGTCTGGACGACCGAGACATCGAAGCGCCGCTTGCCCATCAGCACGACGGCGTCCGGGCGCACCGTGCGGCGGTGATTGCGCATCGCGCCGGAGATCTGCGCCGCGCGCGCCTCCGTGCGCCGGTGCATCACGGCGGCCAGCGCCGCGAGCCGGACCAGCTCGGCCTCCGGCAGGTCCGCGCCCTCGAACCCCTCCGGGTATTCCTCGGCGATGAAGGCGGTGGTGATCTCGCCGGAGACGAAGCGCGGGTGGTCCATCACCGCGGCGAGGAACGGCAGGTTGTGCCCGATCCCCTCCACCTCGAACCCGTCGAGCGCGTTGCGCATGCCCTCGATGGCCGCGGCGCGGTCCGGCCCCCAGGTGCAGAGCTTGGCGATCATCGGGTCGTAGTACATCGAGATCTCGCCGCCCTCGAACACGCCGGTGTCGTTGCGCACGGCATGGGTGGCGGTGGCCACCTCCACCGGCGGGCGGTAGCGGGTGAGCCGGCCGATGGAGGGCAGGAAGCCGCGATACGGGTCCTCCGCGTAGAGACGGCTCTCCATCGCCCAGCCGGTCAGCGTCACGTCCTCCTGCCCGAAGGAGAGCTTCTCGCCCGCGGCGACGCGGATCATCTGCTCCACGAGATCGATGCCGGTGATCAGCTCCGTCACCGGATGCTCCACCTGCAGGCGGGTGTTCATCTCCAGGAAGTAGAAGTTGCGGTTGCCGTCGACGATGAACTCCACCGTGCCGGCGGAGCAGTAGTTCACCGCCTTGGAGAGCGCCACGGCCTGCTCGCCCATCGCCTTGCGGGTGGCGGCATCGAGGAAGGGCGAGGGCGCCTCCTCGATGACCTTCTGGTTGCGCCGCTGGATGGAGCATTCCCGCTCGCCGAGGTAGAGGCAGGTGCCGTGCTGGTCTCCCAGCACCTGGATCTCGATGTGCCGGGGCTGGGTGACGAATTTCTCGATGAAGATCCGGTCATCCCCGAAGGAGGACTTCGCCTCCGAGCGCGAGAGCTGGAAGCCCTCCCGGGCCTCCGCGTCAGTCCAGGCGATGCGCATGCCCTTGCCGCCACCGCCGGCGGAGGCCTTGATCATCACCGGGTAGCCGATCTCGCCGGAGATCTTCACCGCCTCCTCCGCATCCGCGATCAGGCCCATGTAGCCCGGAACGGTGGAGACACCGGCCTCCGCGGCGAGCTTCTTGGAAGTGATCTTGTCGCCCATCGCCTCGATGGCGCCCACCGGGGGGCCGATGAAGGCCACGCCGGCCTTCGCCAGCGCCTCGGCGAACTCGGCCCGCTCGGAGAGGAAGCCATAGCCCGGATGCACCGCCTCCGCGCCCGTGGCCTTCACCGCCTCGAGGATCTTCTCGATGACGATGTAGGACTGGTTCGCCGGCGCCGGGCCGATGTGCACGGCCTCGTCGGCCATCGCGACATGCAGCGCGTTGCGGTCCGCGTCGGAATAGACCGCCACGGTGGCGATGCCCATCCGCCGCGCGGTCTTGATCACCCGGCACGCGATTTCGCCCCGATTGGCGATCAGGATCTTCTTGAACATGGCTCCCTTTCCAGTCTCTCAAGAGGCATCGGGCCGCACAGCCGGGAGCCGGGCATGCAAAAGCCTCCGCGCGGCGCGCGGAGGCTCAGGATGCCAGATCGGCCCGAAATCAGGCGCTCAGCGCCAGATCGGCTTGCCCAGATTGACGTCGTCTTCATCGGTGACCGCACCGGCGACGGCACCCGCGCCGGCACCCACGGCCGCGCCCGTGGCGACGGAACCGCCCGCGATCGCGGAGCCTGCGCCCCCGACCAGCGCACCGATGCCGGCGCCGGACACGGCCCGGTCACCCGAGCCCGAACCGCAGGCCGCGAGCCCGAAAGCGGACGCTGCCAGCAGGGCAATGACGGAAGTACGCATGGAACCTCTCCTTTGTCGTTATGGCGAACAGACCGGCGACCGGCCCTTTCGACACCACAACGAACGAGCGGGGGCGTTGGTTCCGTCGCGTGACGCGGCGTCACATGCCCCGCAGTGCCCGGGAGAGGGTCCGCGGTCATCAGGCCTCCTCCACCAGATGCGGGAAGGTCCGGGCCACCACGGCGAGATCCACCCTGAGCAGGGCCTCGTAGGATGCGGGGTCGAAGGGCTCCACCGGCACCACCTCACGGCCGAGCAGCCAGCTCAGCCGGCCGGCGTCCAGGTTGCCGCGCTCGAAGGGCTCCTCCCCGAAATGCTCGATGAGGGCGGCGAGGAAGAACTCGTCCGCCTCCCGGTCCGGCTTGCGCCGGTCCTGGAAACGCTCGCGCAGCTTCAGCGGCGTGGGCTTCATGGAGGCACGCCGGATGACGAACTGCATGTCCGTGCCGGGCTGCCGGCCGGGAAATCCGCGATGTTTCAGCATGACGCCGTCTCCTTCTGGCTGATCGTCGCGGCGCTCTTCGCAGGACCGCGCGCCCGGCGCAA includes the following:
- the scpA gene encoding methylmalonyl-CoA mutase; translated protein: MTDKLDTWRALAEKELRGRSPDDLTWNTAEGIAVKPLYTAADLEGLSHLDSLPGMEPFTRGPRATMYAGRPWTIRQYAGFSTAEESNAFYRRNLAAGQKGLSVAFDLATHRGYDSDHPRVVGDVGKAGVAIDSVEDMKILFDGIPLGEMSVSMTMNGAVIPILASFIVAGEEQGVSRAQLSGTIQNDILKEFMVRNTYIYPPEPSMRIVSDIIGYTAREMPRFNSISISGYHMQEAGATLVQELAFTLADGREYVKAAIASGMDVDAFAGRLSFFFAIGMNFFMEAAKLRAARLLWSRIMDGFGARKPGSKMLRTHCQTSGVSLQEQDPYNNVIRTAYEAMSAALGGTQSLHTNALDEAIALPTEFSARIARNTQLILQEETGVCNVIDPLAGSYYVEKLTADLADAAWALMEEVEAMGGMTKAVASGMPKLRIEESAARRQAAVDRGAEVIVGVNRYRPTSPDHIEILDVDNVAVRDAQVARLKTIRDTRDQPACDAALAALEEVARSGQGNLLEAAVEAARARATVGEISDAMERVFGRHRAEVKTLAGVYGAAYEGDADFEAIQKDIEAFAEEEGRRPRMLVVKMGQDGHDRGAKVIATAFADIGFDVDMGPLFQTPEEAAQDAIDNDVHVVGISSLAAGHKTLAPKMIEALRAAGAGDILVICGGVIPTQDYDYLRKAGVKAIFGPGTNIPQAARDILALIRAAHSRAAAE
- a CDS encoding acetyl-CoA carboxylase biotin carboxylase subunit, whose protein sequence is MFKKILIANRGEIACRVIKTARRMGIATVAVYSDADRNALHVAMADEAVHIGPAPANQSYIVIEKILEAVKATGAEAVHPGYGFLSERAEFAEALAKAGVAFIGPPVGAIEAMGDKITSKKLAAEAGVSTVPGYMGLIADAEEAVKISGEIGYPVMIKASAGGGGKGMRIAWTDAEAREGFQLSRSEAKSSFGDDRIFIEKFVTQPRHIEIQVLGDQHGTCLYLGERECSIQRRNQKVIEEAPSPFLDAATRKAMGEQAVALSKAVNYCSAGTVEFIVDGNRNFYFLEMNTRLQVEHPVTELITGIDLVEQMIRVAAGEKLSFGQEDVTLTGWAMESRLYAEDPYRGFLPSIGRLTRYRPPVEVATATHAVRNDTGVFEGGEISMYYDPMIAKLCTWGPDRAAAIEGMRNALDGFEVEGIGHNLPFLAAVMDHPRFVSGEITTAFIAEEYPEGFEGADLPEAELVRLAALAAVMHRRTEARAAQISGAMRNHRRTVRPDAVVLMGKRRFDVSVVQTDGVSDVTVNGAVLAIRTGWEPGMTLVKAEVNGTPLIAKFDAVTGGGRMRFRGAELMVRVMTPRAAELAALMPDKLPPDTSKLLLCPMPGLVVSIAVAEGEEVQQGQALCTVEAMKMENVLRAERSGVVAKINAAPGASLAVDDVIMEFA
- a CDS encoding GSCFA domain-containing protein — translated: MTAAGGISLEEALARSRANPGARPMRREGVRREPEVWPRLRPSFRFDRSSRLFAVGSCFARNIEAELLDLGFAVRSAPAAHGIGLHRGVFNKYSPATILQEMEWTARIRARDGIVSPDDARAVATELPDGRWIDTQLHAQEPLSFGALLAQRAEVFHIWRELFSAEVVILTLGLVEVWRDLETGLCLQNMPGRALARFRGRYVFERHDYEQCLARMRAALALLCRADGSLPHILLTTSPVVLQRTFTEEDAEQANCYSKSVLRAVCGKLAEETPGADYFPSFESVTLSPRETVWEDDLCHVRAAFVQRIMARVREAYVSEAAQAEAAEADLARQVTAACARGAPAEALALLERISAPLEMHDPLFHLHAALLLAEAGQPERAVAHLQPDRMESARTTDWLQLLCRRALEGAGRADLVPPGLAEAPLSAGGALQLARHYQALGRPEAVRAALDGLTPADVSHPSLRARALNLLAECGAADRAIALLEGCVALWPQEAEPRRQLAVALAEAGRAAEALEQARAAAQAPDAGPAELRLAVRLMMQAGALEEAAARLDAFLATGEGAAPDHALRDRLDTLLARRRA